CAGTTCCGCGCCCGCCGCCACCGCAGCCGCGCAGATCGAGGTGATCCGGTCCTTCTGCACCGGATCGACGATGGCGCCGATATCGGTGGACTTGTCCAAAGGTGGGCCGACGCGCAGCCGGTCCATGCGTGCGCGCAGCAGTGTTTCGAACCGTTCGGCCACCGCCTCGGCCACCAGAATGCGCGAACCGGCGCAGCAGACCTGCCCCTGATTGAACCAGATCGAATCGACCACGCCCTCGACTGCCGCATCCAGATCGGCATCGGGCATGACGATGAAGGGCGACTTGCCGCCCAGTTCCAGCGTCAGCCGTCGCCCTGTCCCGGCCAGCCGGGCGGCAATGGCGCGGCCCACCTCGGTCGAGCCGGTGAAGGCGATCTTGTCCACATCCGCGCCCACCAGCGCCGCGCCGGTTTCGCCATCACCGGTCACGATGTTCACCACCCCAGCGGGCAGGCCGACCTCGCGGCAGATTTCGGCGAAGGCCAGCGCGGTCAACGGCGTGTATTCAGCGGGTTTCAACACCACCGTATTGCCCGCCGCCAGCGCGGGGGCGATCTTCCATGCCAGCATCAGCAGCGGGAAATTCCACGGGATGATCTGGCCGCAGACGCCAAGCGGCGCATGGCCGGGGAATTGCGTATCCCGCAGCTCGGCCCAGCCCGCATGGTGATAGAAATGCCGCGCGACCAGCGGAATGTCGATGTCGCGCGATTCGCGGATCGGCTTGCCATTGTCCAGCGTTTCCAGCACCGACAGAAAGCGTTCGCGTTTCTGCACATGCCGCGCCAGCGCATAGAGGTAACGCGCCCGTTCCGTCCCCGACAGCGCCGCCCAGCCCTTCTGCGCCTTGCGCGCGGCCTTGACCGCCGCCGCCACATCATCCGCGCTGCCCTGCGACACCTGCGCCAGCAGATCGCCCGTCGCGGGGGCGCGGGTCCCGAACGTGCTGCCGGGCTTGGTGAATTTGCCGCCGATGAAATGGCCGAATGACCCGCGCGTGTCCAGCCAGTCGCGCACCGCGCCGCTGTCCTCGACCGAAGGGCCGTATTCCATGCTTTCCATGATCTCGCTCACGCTGGTCATCGGTCCCTCAGGCAATGGCTTGGCGATGGGCGCCGGCATAGCGGCCCGTCACATGATGGCTGATCTGGCGCTCGATATCGCCCAGCAGGCTGGAGGCGCCGATGCGGAACAGATCGGGGCGCAGCCAGCCGCGGCCCAGTTCCTCGGCCATCAGCACCTGCCAGTTCAGCGCGTCTTTCGCGGTGCGCAACCCGCCTGCGGGCTTGAAGCCGACGACATGGTCGGTCTGCGCGCCATAGTCCCGGATCGCCCGGCACATGACCAACGACACCGGCAGGGTGGCGTTCACGCCCTCTTTCCCGGTCGAGGTCTTGATGAAATCGGCCCCCGCCTGCATCGCGACATGGCTGGCTTTGGCGACGTTTTCCAGCGATTTCAGATCGCCGGTGGCAAGGATCGCCTTCATCTTCGCTGCCCCGCAGGCCTCGCGCATGGCGCGCAATTCGTCATAGAGCGCGGCCCAGTCGGCGCGCAGCACATGGGCGCGGGTAATCACGATGTCGATCTCATCCGCGCCCTGATCCACGGCATAGCGGATCTCGGCCAGACGCAGATCCAGCGGCATCAGCCCGGCGGGAAAGCCGGTGGCGACACTGGCCACAGGCACCCCGGAATTTCCAAGCGCACGCTTCGCCGCCGCCACCATTGTCGGATAGACGCAGACCGCGCCCGTGGTCAGACCGCCAACGCCCATCGCGGCCAGCAGATCGGGCGCGACGGGCTGGCGCGCCTTGGCGCACAGCCGCGCCACCCGGTCGGGCGTGTCGCCGCCCGCCAGCGTGGTCAGGTCGATGCAGCGGATCGCGTTCAGCAGCCACGCCGCCTGATGGTCCTTCTTCAGGCTGCGCCGCGCAGGCAGGCTGGCGGCCCGGCGTTCGGTGGCGGGCGTGTTGATGTGGATCGTCTCGAACCAGTCCACGCGCAGATCGGTGCCGGGATTGCGGGTCATTTGCGCGGCTTCCCCCTCCATGTGCCCAGCCAGTTGCGGAACCGGCCACGCGCCTCGGCGGTCCCGTCCGAGACCCGGTCGCGGGCGGCATCGGCACGGGCCTCGACCCGGTCCCAACGTTCGTCCACGCGGCGCACTGCGGGTTCGATGGTGCGTTCGTGAAACTGCGCCCACATCCGCCACAACAGCGCGATGAAGATCAGCAGCACCACGCAGACGATCGAGGCCGCCCAGTTGCGCGGGCGCTCATTCGGGCCGGCCAGCGTGTCGATCGCGATGGCGTTCGGATAGGCCGTCAGCCACGGAATCCGCCAGCCATAGGCGGTGATGCTGACCCATTGCGGATCATTGCCCGTGGATCGCAGATTGGTCGCCTCGGCATGCAGATTGGCGCTGTCATATTTGAAATAGGGCGGCCAGATCCAGCCGGTATCCTCGTTGCGATAGACGAAGACCTTGCCATTGGGCCGCACCGTTTCGACAAAGCGGACGTCGCGCTGGCCTGCGGCATTCTCGACCGTACCGGTATCGTCCGCGGCATAGAAGATCGCGTTGGACGAGGTGATGGAGGTCAGCCGGTTATAGGTGTTGGTGATCCGCACCGTGTTCTTGGACGGCAGCGAATAGTCGAGGAACATGAAGACCACGACCCCCAGCAAGACCCCCAGAACGACCTTGACGTAATGCATGATGCGGCGGCTCCTATTGCCAGTTGACCAGAATGACGATCGCCATGATCGCCGCTGTGGGTATCACGAAAACCAGCCAGATCAGGCGGGATTTCAGGGATTTTTCAAACCCGACCATGGATTTGCGGACGAACTCTTGCCGCGCCGCGTTGTTCCCGGCCATGTCGGGGTGGCGCTGGTCCCAGATCTCTTCCAGTTTCTCGTGGCGCAGCGACCGGATATAGAGCCGAAGCAGCAGGAAGAACATCACCTCCAGCAGAAACACCAGTATGACCAGCCGGAACAGTGCCGCCATGCCTATGCCCCCCACGGACCGGCCGGGCGCGAGGCCCCCCGGTCGGACAGGCTGACACGCGGCAGGCGGGTGGTCGCCGGCCCCCACGGACCGGGGGGCGCGGACGCATCGGGTTCGGCCATGTCGGGTTCGGATCCGAACAAGGCGTCGCGGGTGCCCTGTTTGTCAATCTGGTATTCACGGGCCAGCACCTCGGCCACATAGGCGCGCTTGCCCTCGTCCCAAGTCTGGTAAAGCCGATAGAACAGCGGCTTATGGGTAATGAACAACTGCCGCAAGTCATGCGGCGCCAGTTCCGACAGCAGCCGGTTGACCAGATCGCGCGCAGGGCCGGGCGTGGCGCGCAGGGCGTAAAAATAGGCCGGATCGCCACTGTCGATCACCGGCCAGTCTCCGCCCTGTTCGGCATAGCGCAGCAGCGCCGACAGCCCCCGGATCTCGGGCGGCAGGCCATCGCCCATCCGCGCCGCCGCGCGCCGCAGTTCCTGCCTGCCGCCATTGCCGGTCTCCAGCCCCAGCCGCGTGGCCGCATCGACCAGCACGAAATCCATCTTCTGCCGCAGGATCGGTGCGGCATCGGCACCTCTGGCCGAAATGATCGGCTCGGCCAGCGCATTCCGGGCCAGCCAGGCGGCGATCTGGTGGCGCTGGGTCAGATCGAAGCTGACAACCCCCGCGATGTCGGCCTTGCGGTCGGGATCGGCAAAGATCATCGCCGGTTCCTGCGCCGAACGCAGCAGATAGACGCCGCCGAAATC
The Paracoccus alcaliphilus DNA segment above includes these coding regions:
- the deoC gene encoding deoxyribose-phosphate aldolase, with the translated sequence MTRNPGTDLRVDWFETIHINTPATERRAASLPARRSLKKDHQAAWLLNAIRCIDLTTLAGGDTPDRVARLCAKARQPVAPDLLAAMGVGGLTTGAVCVYPTMVAAAKRALGNSGVPVASVATGFPAGLMPLDLRLAEIRYAVDQGADEIDIVITRAHVLRADWAALYDELRAMREACGAAKMKAILATGDLKSLENVAKASHVAMQAGADFIKTSTGKEGVNATLPVSLVMCRAIRDYGAQTDHVVGFKPAGGLRTAKDALNWQVLMAEELGRGWLRPDLFRIGASSLLGDIERQISHHVTGRYAGAHRQAIA
- a CDS encoding DUF6638 family protein — its product is MKRLIEKGLMFGNLIRVSSAAWTGLYNRALEKLTGRQTALKEFHIDITGYSPEIGDELGDMDYLAPDGGTRQFILLTTEQKTAPMLAADLSVLRDVLRRFIADNESQLFSLTARDAVIGQIDDHVWQMDGPADLTQIRSLRISADTTGNHVAEADRLTAMIDTFRNGRDAWWDDVLIARMIEQAKKSGDVLRHPVRLDHTDFPVPDFWTDDFGGVYLLRSAQEPAMIFADPDRKADIAGVVSFDLTQRHQIAAWLARNALAEPIISARGADAAPILRQKMDFVLVDAATRLGLETGNGGRQELRRAAARMGDGLPPEIRGLSALLRYAEQGGDWPVIDSGDPAYFYALRATPGPARDLVNRLLSELAPHDLRQLFITHKPLFYRLYQTWDEGKRAYVAEVLAREYQIDKQGTRDALFGSEPDMAEPDASAPPGPWGPATTRLPRVSLSDRGASRPAGPWGA
- a CDS encoding DUF1523 family protein, translating into MHYVKVVLGVLLGVVVFMFLDYSLPSKNTVRITNTYNRLTSITSSNAIFYAADDTGTVENAAGQRDVRFVETVRPNGKVFVYRNEDTGWIWPPYFKYDSANLHAEATNLRSTGNDPQWVSITAYGWRIPWLTAYPNAIAIDTLAGPNERPRNWAASIVCVVLLIFIALLWRMWAQFHERTIEPAVRRVDERWDRVEARADAARDRVSDGTAEARGRFRNWLGTWRGKPRK